In Mycolicibacterium phocaicum, one DNA window encodes the following:
- a CDS encoding NAD-dependent succinate-semialdehyde dehydrogenase, with the protein MPLYFVTDPSTGEVVREYPTATDEVVDATLEAAAGAYRNWSRQTTVAQRADLLRKVAALHNSRSAELAEIIRREMGKSLDQAIGEVEFSAAIYEYYADNAATFLADEPIELIEGEGTAFVRRQPIGVLLGIMPWNYPYYQVARFAAPNLALGNTIVLKHAPQCPESAAALQRIFVDAGFPEGCYVNTYATNEQVAGAIADPRVQGVSFTGSERAGAAVAETAGRNLKKVVLELGGSDPFIVLSSDDLDATVQAAIDARFENTGQACNAAKRIIIADELYDEFVDKFTKQVMAQSESLAPLSSGAAAERLEQQVQRAVGDGATLVCEGSRQGAYFPPAVLTGVAPTSPSSNEELFGPVATVYRAASEDEAIELANNTPYGLGSYVFTTDPEQALRVADQIEAGMVFVNGVGLDSMELPFGGVKRSGFGRELGRAGIEEFANKKLIRTVR; encoded by the coding sequence ATACCCCACTGCCACTGATGAAGTGGTGGATGCGACGCTCGAAGCGGCTGCCGGCGCCTACCGCAACTGGTCGCGGCAAACCACCGTCGCGCAGCGCGCGGATCTGTTGAGAAAGGTGGCTGCACTTCACAACTCGCGCAGTGCTGAACTTGCTGAGATCATCCGCCGCGAGATGGGCAAGTCCCTCGACCAGGCCATCGGTGAGGTCGAGTTCAGCGCAGCCATCTACGAGTACTACGCGGACAACGCCGCCACGTTTCTGGCGGACGAGCCGATCGAGCTCATCGAGGGGGAGGGAACGGCATTCGTCCGGCGCCAGCCGATCGGCGTGTTGTTGGGCATCATGCCGTGGAACTATCCGTACTACCAGGTCGCCCGATTCGCCGCACCCAATCTCGCTCTGGGCAACACCATCGTGCTCAAGCACGCGCCGCAGTGTCCGGAGTCAGCGGCCGCCCTGCAGCGGATCTTCGTCGACGCAGGCTTTCCCGAAGGCTGCTACGTCAACACCTATGCCACCAATGAACAGGTCGCCGGCGCCATCGCCGACCCCAGAGTTCAGGGTGTCTCCTTCACCGGTTCCGAGCGCGCCGGCGCGGCAGTCGCGGAAACGGCGGGTCGCAACCTGAAGAAGGTGGTGCTCGAGTTGGGGGGCTCGGACCCGTTCATCGTCCTGTCATCCGATGACCTCGATGCCACCGTCCAGGCCGCGATCGATGCCCGATTCGAAAACACCGGTCAGGCATGCAATGCCGCGAAACGCATCATCATCGCCGATGAGCTCTACGACGAGTTCGTCGACAAGTTCACGAAACAGGTTATGGCCCAATCCGAGTCGCTGGCTCCGCTGTCCTCGGGCGCCGCCGCCGAGCGCCTGGAACAGCAGGTCCAGCGCGCTGTCGGCGACGGGGCGACACTCGTCTGCGAAGGCAGCCGCCAGGGGGCGTACTTCCCGCCCGCTGTTCTGACCGGCGTAGCGCCGACGTCGCCGTCGTCCAACGAGGAGCTGTTCGGTCCGGTGGCGACCGTGTATCGAGCGGCGTCCGAAGACGAGGCCATCGAGTTGGCGAACAACACGCCCTACGGATTGGGCTCGTACGTCTTCACCACGGACCCTGAGCAGGCGCTGCGGGTCGCCGACCAGATCGAGGCAGGCATGGTGTTCGTCAACGGCGTCGGCCTCGACAGCATGGAACTGCCGTTCGGCGGCGTCAAGCGATCCGGCTTCGGACGCGAACTCGGCCGGGCGGGGATCGAAGAGTTCGCCAACAAGAAGCTCATCCGCACCGTTCGTTAG